A portion of the Gossypium arboreum isolate Shixiya-1 chromosome 8, ASM2569848v2, whole genome shotgun sequence genome contains these proteins:
- the LOC108468004 gene encoding uncharacterized protein LOC108468004 — translation MAVSPSSIATDHKKHWWVTNRKLVDKYVKDARSLIATRERNDVASALVLLDAALALSPRSELALELKARSLLYLRRFRDVADMLQDYIPSLKMSSNDSSGSVSSDISSQQLSREQVKLLHSDNSSSGSPGHDPSFKCFSISDLKKKVMAGLCKNYDKEGQWRYLVLGQACCHLGLMEEAMVLLQTGKRLASAAFRRESICWSDDNFTLPVIITTPDISSAATPPCNVSSLSQSENISHLLSHIKLLIRRKTAAIAASDAGLYSEAVRHFSKIVDGRRLASQGFLAECYMHRASAYKASGRIAESISDCNKTLALDPTSIQALETRAELLETIRCLPDCLHDLEHLKLLYNSIMRDRKLPGPPWKRHNVRYREIPGKLCALTAKIQRLKQRVASGETGNVDYYALIGLKRGCSRSELERAHLLLCLRHKPDKATGFVDRCELADERDLDSVKDRAKMSALLLYRLLQKGYSSVMSAIVDEEAAEKQRKKVAAATAALQAAIQVQQTQCCNSKLEPETGFNDRVNSGENKGATNAFQGVFCRDLAAVGSLLSQVGFNRPIQVKYEALSC, via the exons ATGGCTGTTTCTCCATCTTCCATTGCTACTGATCACAAGAAACACTGGTGGGTTACCAATAGAAAg CTTGTAGATAAGTACGTCAAAGATGCGAGGAGCCTCATCGCAACGCGGGAACGAAACGACGTCGCTTCCGCCCTCGTTCTTCTCGACGCGGCCTTGGCCCTCTCGCCTCGTTCCGAGTTGGCTCTGGAACTCAAAGCGAGATCTTTGCTCTACCTCAGGCGATTCAGGGACGTCGCCGATATGCTTCAAGATTACATCCCCAGCCTCAAAATGTCGAGCAACGACTCATCTGGCTCCGTCTCCTCGGATATCTCGTCTCAACAGCTCTCGAGGGAGCAAGTCAAGCTTCTCCATTCTGATAACTCGTCGTCGGGTTCACCGGGTCATGACCCATCTTTCAAGTGTTTCTCCATCTCGGACTTGAAGAAGAAAGTCATGGCTGGGTTGTGTAAAAACTACGACAAAGAAGGGCAATGGAG GTACTTGGTTCTAGGCCAAGCATGTTGCCACCTAGGCCTAATGGAGGAAGCCATGGTCTTGCTCCAAACCGGGAAACGCCTCGCCTCCGCCGCGTTCCGCCGAGAAAGCATTTGTTGGTCCGATGACAATTTCACCCTTCCCGTCATTATAACCACCCCAGACATCTCTTCCGCTGCAACGCCTCCCTGCAACGTCAGCTCTCTCTCCCAGTCCGAAAACATTTCCCACCTCCTATCCCACATCAAGCTCCTCATCCGCCGCAAAACCGCCGCGATCGCTGCCTCGGATGCCGGCCTATACTCAGAAGCCGTCCGCCATTTCTCGAAAATCGTCGACGGCCGCCGCCTTGCCTCTCAGGGCTTCCTCGCAGAGTGTTACATGCACCGAGCCTCCGCTTACAAGGCCTCGGGTCGCATAGCCGAGTCGATCTCGGATTGCAACAAGACCTTAGCCCTTGACCCTACTTCCATCCAAGCGCTCGAAACCAGGGCCGAACTGTTGGAAACAATACGCTGTTTGCCCGACTGTTTGCACGACCTTGAACACTTGAAGCTcctttacaattcaatcatgcGTGATAGAAAGCTTCCAGGTCCACCATGGAAGCGTCACAATGTGAGGTACAGGGAGATACCGGGGAAGCTCTGTGCGTTAACGGCTAAGATTCAACGATTGAAGCAAAGGGTAGCTTCAGGGGAGACCGGGAATGTCGATTACTACGCATTGATTGGTTTAAAACGTGGGTGCTCCAGGTCTGAATTAGAGAGGGCGCATTTGCTGCTTTGTTTAAGGCACAAGCCCGATAAAGCCACCGGCTTTGTCGACCGGTGTGAGTTGGCCGATGAGCGGGATCTCGACTCGGTTAAAGACAGAGCCAAGATGTCGGCTTTGCTCCTATATAGATTGCTTCAAAAGGGGTATTCCAGCGTGATGTCTGCTATTGTGGATGAAGAAGCGGCTGAGAAGCAAAGGAAGAAAGTTGCGGCGGCGACGGCGGCTTTACAAGCAGCAATTCAAGTGCAGCAAACACAGTGTTGTAACTCTAAATTGGAACCTGAAACGGGTTTCAATGACAGGGTTAATTCGGGTGAAAACAAAGGCGCAACAAATGCCTTTCAAGGTGTGTTTTGCAGGGATCTCGCTGCGGTCGGGAGTTTGCTATCACAAGTTGGGTTTAATCGTCCGATTCAGGTGAAGTACGAGGCACTGAGCTGCTGA
- the LOC108468682 gene encoding uncharacterized protein LOC108468682, protein MGNYISTATCFPSDSTGKVILWDGTVQEFGGIVEAAELMVEHPQQVVVEFNAGVNQKRLIPLPADHKLDVKKLYIMLPMKRGQPIALSSEEACRVLSNANSVSRSKSILSSSPKCVPLFARICTADYRVLEGMGQKLQLQKKESAGGERPEESGYLTELFPESWENPPVYLNRQFSGKGWKPSLDTIKEKKVEREFKIPHWLF, encoded by the coding sequence ATGGGTAACTATATTAGCACTGCCACATGCTTTCCATCTGATTCTACAGGGAAAGTAATTCTCTGGGACGGCACGGTTCAGGAGTTCGGCGGGATCGTGGAAGCTGCAGAGCTGATGGTGGAGCATCCGCAGCAAGTGGTCGTGGAGTTCAACGCTGGAGTTAATCAAAAGAGACTAATCCCATTGCCGGCGGACCATAAACTCGACGTAAAAAAGCTTTACATAATGCTACCTATGAAACGTGGGCAGCCGATCGCGTTGTCGTCGGAGGAAGCTTGTCGTGTACTGTCGAACGCGAATTCGGTGTCGAGATCAAAGTCGATCTTATCGTCGTCCCCGAAGTGTGTTCCTTTGTTTGCGAGGATTTGCACTGCGGATTATCGTGTACTCGAAGGGATGGGACAAAAGTTGCAGTTGCAGAAGAAGGAAAGTGCCGGCGGTGAGAGGCCGGAGGAGAGTGGATATTTGACGGAGTTGTTTCCAGAGAGTTGGGAAAATCCGCCGGTGTATTTGAATAGGCAATTTTCAGGCAAGGGATGGAAACCCAGCTTGGATACTATAAAGGAGAAGAAGGTTGAGAGAGAGTTTAAAATCCCACATTGGTTGTTTTAG